Within Claveliimonas bilis, the genomic segment GGATCGCTTCCATTGAATCGCTTCCTGCATAACAGGAATTTGCAATCTCTTCATTTGTCTTTATAAGCCTGCGGAGCATAGATTTTTCAAACACAATATCCGCATAATATTTAACGTTCGCTGAAGTGGGAACTGCGGCAACCAGATCGCGGACAAATTCCAGACTGGAAATTTCATCCGGTACATCCTTTTCCTTCAGCCTCTCCTGAAGAGTGATCAGGTCCACCGGCTTCCCTTCATTGAAAAGCTCTGTCATAGAATCAAATATAACGCCGTATGAAGTTTGATAAAAATCTTTGCCGCTGATGATTTCAGAAGCGGTCATGATCGCATCCTTGTCCATCAGCATGGCGCCTACGACAGACTGTTCCGCCTCTATGCTGTGAGGCGGTACACGTTTAATGAGAGCTTCCTCCATCTCCGGCATCGTTCTATGCCTCCTCTGTTACATTTACTTTCAGCTCTACAGTCACTTTCGCGTGAAGTTTTACAGGAACCATGTGAGTTCCCAGGGTTTTCAGCTGTTCCTTAAGCTGGATCTTTTTCTTATCCACTTTCAGTCCCATCTGCTCTTCCACAGCCGACGCAATTTCCTTGGAAGATACAGATCCGAAAGCCTTGCCGCCGTCTCCGGTTTTAATGGAAATGGTCACCTTGCCTTCCTCCAGCTTCTTTCCAAGTTCTTTTGCCGCATCCAGCTGTTCCTGTGCAATCTTCTCCTGATTTGCTTTCTGCAGTTTCAGGTCATTCATATTACTTTTGTTTGCCTCTGCTCCCTTTTTTGTCTTCAGCAGAAAGTTTCTTGCATATCCGTCATTTACCTCCACAATCTCCCCTTTTTTCCCGAGAGACTTTACATCCTCCAATAAAATTACTTTCATCTATATATCTCCTTTTTCTTTCATTTCAGTAAGCACTTTCTTCAGATCCGCCACGGCTTCATCCAGATCCGTATGATCAAACTGGGCTCCTGACGCGTTCATATGACCTCCGCCGCCAAGCCGCTCCATGATCACCTGCACGTTTATCTCATCAATCGAGCGGGCGCTGACATAGATCCTGCCGTTATACACTGTGAGCACAAACGTCGCCTTAATTCCGTCAATGTCAAGCAGTTCGTTGGCTGCCTGAGCCCCAATAATTGTCGGACTTTCGATCTTAAGATTTTCTCCTGTTGCAATTGCAAAATCATCCATATATACTTCCGCTCCGCTGATGATCCGCGCTTTCGCCTGATAGGATTTCAGATCATCCCGAAGAATTTTCCGGATAAACGGGATATCAGCGCCGCACCTTCTTAAGAAGGCCGCCGCCTCAAAAGTACGGACTCCTGTCTTATTCAGGAAATTATTCGTATCGATCATAATTCCTGCATAGAGACTGTTGGCTTCCATGGCCGGTATTTTGACATCATCTACAATATACTGCAGAACTTCTGATACCATCTCACACGCCGACGATGCGTACGGCTCAATGTAGGACAACAATGCACTTTCAATATTATCACTGCTCTGCCTGTGATGATCAAAAACAACCACAGTCTTTGTCATAGTCAGAAGTTCCGGACATTCTGTCATCTTAGGACGGTTCGTATCCACTACGATCACCATGGAACTGTCATCGATCATCTCCTTGGCCTCACCGGAAGTCACAAACATATCATCAGGATAATTGGGATGATTGACAAACTCCTCATACATGACGCGGACAGAGGCGGAAATATTATCCACTACAATATGCGCTTTCTTTTCAAGAGCTGCCGCAGCGCGGTAGATGCCAATTGCCGCTCCCAGGCAGTCCATATCCATCATCTTATGCCCCATAACAAGGATCGTGTCATTGACAGTAATAAATTCGCGGAGTGCTTCTGCTTTTACTCTGGCCTTTACCCTCGTATTTTTGGAGGTCTGCTCCCGTTTGCCTCCGTAGTAAGTAATGCCGCTGCTGTCCTTAATAACCGCCTGATCTCCTCCTCTTGCCAGAGCCAGATCAATGGCTGCCCGGGCATAGGTATAGCTCTGCACGTAAGCAGTCTGGCTAAGTCCGAGACCGATACTTAATGTGGCCGGAATATTATTCCCGATATTTACGGATTTTACATCCTCAAGAAGAGAAAAACGATCCGCTTCCAGTTCCTTGAAGCACTGTTTTTTCATAACGATAAAATATTTATCTGTCTCCATCTTCTTTACGATTCCGTCAAGACGGGCAATATACTGGTTGATCTTCCTGTCGATCAGCGCTACCAGAAGACTCTGGCGCACTTCCTCTACACTGTCGATCACCTCGTCATAATTGTCGATGTAGATCAAACCTGCTACCAGCCGCTGTTCTTCATTTTGACGAAGAGCAGTATTCAGTTCTGTCACATCGGAGAGATAGACCGCAATAAAATATTCCTTCTCTTCCGGCATTTCCAGAAGCTGTTCTGAATTACTGAAGCCTTCCACAGGCACCTTCCTAAGTTCTGCCCGGTACTCTTTATCTTTATAATAGACTTCCATCTCTACCGTCTGATTTTCTTCTTTCGGGAAAATGCTGCGGTTCAGCTCCGGAATGTAACGACTGAGGACATTTTCTCCCTTCAGCTTGCCCCCCAGTATCTCACGGAACTGATCATTCATCCACATCAGCTTCCCATCTTCCAGAAGAAGAGCATATGGTACTGCCAGTTTCTTCAAAAGAGTATTCTGTACGATTCCATACTGGGCTGCAAATTCCACCAGGTCTTTCATAACAAGGGACTTATTATAAAAATACATTACGCCCACGATGACAATATAGATCACAACAAAAAGGCACATCAGCATCCCTGCCTTGCGATCAAGACGATAGATCCATATATTCATTGCGATCAGCAAAATGGACATAACAGCCGGCCATTGCATGTATACTCTTAGTTGTCCTTTTAATCGTACACTTTGTTTTTCTTTCTTCTTCATATTTATATCCCTCAAAAACAATACAACTGCACACTGTATTATACCACTTTTGCCAGTAAAAGGGAAGAATTTTAAATGCCGGCAGTTTTTTTTGCACGAAAGAAGGGGACAAAGATTTTCCGAAAATCTTCGTCCCCCTTTTCAGCCCGGTCTGCTTTTCTTGAAACAGCAGTCCTTCCTTGCTTTTATGATTCGTATCCGTTAGGATTCTGTGACTGCCATCTCCATGTGTCTTCGCACATTTCATCCAGTCCTCTTTCCGCTTTCCAGCCAAGCACCTTCGCCGCCTTTGCAGGATCTGCATAGCACATTGCAATATCCCCTGCACGGCGCGGTTTGATCTCATAGGGAATCCCTTTCCCGCATGCTTTGGAAAATGCTTTTACCATGTCAAGAACCGAATATCCCTGCCCTGTTCCAAGGTTGATCACATCAAGTCCCGGATTAGTGAAAATATAATTGATGGCTTTCACATGACCGATTGCCAGGTCAACTACATGAATATAATCACGCACTCCTGTTCCGTCCGGCGTGTCATAGTCATCTCCAAATACACCCAGTTTTTCCAGTTTTCCTACTGCCACCTGTGAAATATACGGCATAAGGTTGTTGGGGATTCCTTTCGGATCCTCTCCGATACGGCCGCTCTTGTGCGCTCCCACCGGATTGAAATAACGAAGAAGGATCACATTCCATTCCGGATCCGCTTTCTGCAAATCTGTCATGATCTGTTCCATCATGGATTTTGTCCATCCGTACGGATTCGTGCACTGTCCCTTCGGGCATGCCTCCGTGATCGGCATTTCTTCCGGGCTTCCGTATACAGTTGCAGAAGAACTGAATACGATATTCTTTACGCCGACTTCTCTCATTACGTTCATCAGTGTTAAAGTTCCGGTAATATTATTCTGATAATACTCCAGAGGCTTGCGCACAGATTCTCCTACTGCCTTAAGGGCCGCACAGTGGATCACTGCATCGATCTTCTCTGCCTCAAACATAGCTTTTAACGCTTCTGCGTCCAGAACATCTCCTTCATAAAACTGAACGCTTTTTCCTGTAAGCTCTTCCACACGCTTCAGGGATTCTTTAGAGGAATTACAGAGATTATCATACACAACAACCTCATAACCTTCATTCAGAAGTTCCAGGGCTGTGTGGCTTCCGATGTATCCTGCACCGCCTGTGATCAATATTTTCATTTTAATTACCTCCTCATATACGGACTATGTTTTGATGGATCAACTATACTTTGATTATAATCATCACATCTTATAAATACTATAAACATCATGGTGAAAACTATAAAAATATTGCGTTTTATGCTTCCTCCCAGAGATGCTGCGGATAAACTCCCTCATCCTTCATTCTCTGGATCGCTTCCATAACAACCGGCTTGTCCTCTTTATAAGTCACTCCATACCACTTGTCCCTGGATTTCAGGACTGCTGCCGTCGCTTTTCCCTCTCCGATCAGATCGCTGACAACAGTAGGAAGGAAATATTCGCACTTCATCGGATTGCTCTTCAGGCCTTCCTCTAAGAATGCCGGGAATCTTTCCTTGATCTCTTTCAAAATGCTGGCTGTAAATCCCCACATATTCATGGAAACTGTTGTGTCCGCCGGAACGAATGTCCAGGTTGCTCCTTCATCCTCGGAATAGGCAATTCCGCCTTCTCTCTTCTCGATCCTGGTTCTTTCATGAATACCTGTCAGCTCGCCCTTTTCATTCATGTCGCACAGACCTCTGGCCACATGTCCGTTATCTGTAACCGTATTTCCCAGTTCATACCCTACCATAGTATAACGATATTTCTCATCATCCTCATGAGATGCAAGATAATCATAGATCAGTTCAAATGCTTCCCGTCCGTAATAGTCGTCAGCATTGATCACCGCAAACGGTCCGTCGATCTCATCGATCGCACTTAATACCGCATGGGCAGTTCCCCATGGTTTCACTCTTCCTTCCGGCACTTCAAAGCCTTCCGGAATATTCTGAATATCCTGATATGCATAGGCAACATCCATATATTTACTGATGCGTTCTCCTACATTCTCCTTGAAATCCTTTTCTATCTCATGCTTAATAATAAAGACAACCTTTTCAAATCCGGCTCTTTTCGCATCATACATGGAAAAATCCATAATAATATGCCCTTCTTTGTCTACTGGATCGATCTGCTTTAAGCCGCCGTATCTGCTTCCCATTCCTGCTGCCATAATTACTAAAACTGGTTTTTTCATCACTTTCATTTCCTTTCCAAAATTACACAGCCTGTCCGCTGCTGTCCTTTGTACATTTACGCTTATTGTAGTATAAAGAGCCAAAAAAATCTTTATCCTATTTTTTAATTGATTTGTACAATCTGCACTTTCTTTTTGCTTTTTTTACAAAATCAGGGTATAATGTTCACGTAAGCAAAGAGCCATGCAGAAATACAAGAGATCAGCAGAGGCTGCTTGCAGACACTGCTGGTATCTTGTATTTCTATAGGTTCTATAGGGCGAATGCCCGTGAGCGAGAGGCTCTGCCTCGAGCTTGCATGGCTCTTTGAGAGAGCTCGTTTTTCGTATAGTGAATGCGCTATACGCCGCTGCACGGAAGCAAACAAAAAATCAGGAGAACAATATTCTATGGCATATGACGGTATCAGACTAAAAAATTCCATATCGATCGAAAAGCTCTACAGTATTCACTATTTTGAATATATGAGCGATTTTAAATTTCCGGGGGAAACCCATGATTTCTGGGAGTTTGTGTGTGTAGATAAAGGGGAGGTATCCGTCACGGGCGGAGATCGGCAGTTTGTCCTGAAACGGGGCGAAATCGCCTTCCATCAGCCCAATGAATTCCACAGCGTAGAGGCAACGCGGGGAATCGCACCCAATCTGGTCGTTATTTCTTTTGGATGCACGGATCCCGCCATGGATTTTTTCAGAAACCGTATCCTTCAGATCGATGAGAAAGAACGGATGATCCTGGCCGATATCGTCATTGAAGCAAGACGCTGCTTTGACTGCCGCCTGGATGATCCCTATCTGCAAAATATGCCTACAAAAGAGCCTGACGCTTTTGGCGCTCAGCAGATGATCCGCCTCTACCTGGAGCATTTTCTCATCCACATGCTCCGCCGGTACTCCAACCCTATGATACTGCCCAAAAGCTCCCTTCGTCCTCTTCCTCTCAAAGCGACCAAAAAGAGGAGTGATATCGAACTTTTCAATCGCGTGGTGGACTATCTGGAGGCTCATCTGGACAGTCATGTTACCATTGAGCAGATCTGCCGCGAAAACCTGATCGGCCGTTCACAGCTGCAGAAAATTTTCCGGGAACAGAGCAGCCTTGGTATCATTGAATATTTTTCCCTTATGAAAATCAATGCAGCCAAGCAGCTCATCCGCACAAATAAAATGAATTTCACGCAGATTTCCGAGCAGCTTGGCTACACGTCCATTCACTATTTTTCCAGACAGTTTAAAAAAGTAACCGGAATGACACCTTCCGAATATGCCTCTTCCATTAAGGCAATGGCAGACAGAAAGTTTTAACCGAAAACATATTTCTTAAAAACTTCTCCCCGCTCTTCAAAATTTTTGAAGATTCCATAACTTGCCGCCGCTGGTGAGAGTATGCAGGCGCTGCCCTCCTCTCCCAGCTTTCCCGCAAGTTCCACAGCATCTTTCAGGTGATCTACAAGACAAAGTTTTCCACTTCCGAAAAGCGTCGGATATCGCTCTTCTATTTCACTGTAGATCCGTTTCCCTGTTGCTTCCATCAGAATAATGTGTTTTACACTGCTGCCGGCAAGATATTCTTCCAGCTGATCATAATCCACACCTCTGTCCATACCGCCAATCAGTATGCTTCCTGCGTTTTTAATACTCTCAAGCGCCTGGATCGTCGTTTCCCCGATTGTGGAAATGGAATCGTCATAAAAGCGGATTCCGTCTTTTATCCCCAGATATTGAAGCCTGTGGGGAAGGGTTTGATAACTGCGAAGCCCTTTCAGGAACTGTTCATCCGTAAGAGAAAATTCCTTACATATTCCATAAACCATGGCAATATCAAAATAATTATGCTGACCGATGAGGGAAATCCCCTGTTCCGGAATGCGAAGACCGCTGCCTCTGTAGCGCACTGCATTTCCAGCCACTTCAATATCTCCTCTGCCGGAAGGATTTTCTCCCTCGGGGATCAAAACCGCCGAGATCACTTCGCCTTTACATGGCACGCCGGCGCTTTCCGGGCCTGCCCCCTCCACTTCATGTCCGGGAAGAAATTCCATATTGCAGAAAAGGAGATCCTCCTTTTCCTGCCATGCATAGATATTCTGTTTTGCCCGGACATACGCCGCCATCGTTCCATAATGATCGAGATGCTCCTCATAAAGATTCAGAAGCACCGCTATATGAGGAGAAACAGTGATATATTCCAGCTGATGGCAGGATAATTCCAGTACAATGACCTCTCCCACTGTAATGTCTTCCGCAATATCAAACACCGGGATACCGATATTTCCTGCAAGCACGACGTCCTCTCCGTTCTCTTTCAAAACATGATACAAAAGAGTGGATGTGGTGCTCTTTCCCTTTGTCCCGGTAATTCCCACGATCTGACTGCGGAATTTACTGATAAAAAGTCCGGTCTGAGACACAAACTGGCACTTATAGTTTTCTATTTTTTCCGGCAGAACAATACCCGGAGTCTTAAAGACAATATCATAGGAATCAAGGAGCTCCTTGTCCATATAATGCGTTCCCGATATGACCGGAATCTTCTCTTCTCCGGATTCCTTTACCTCCACCGGGTTCTGATCCGCCACTGCCAGCTCCTTATATCCTCCTGCCTTCCGGATCATACGCAGACTGGATCTTCCCTCTCTTCCAAGTCCAAGAACCAGAACTTTTTTATTTTCTACGGTCTGGCGTATTTTTTCCAGCATGTTACCTTTCCCCTTTCGTGCATTCTCTCCTTACCAGTTCAAGATACCTCTCCGGAAGGAGATTTTCTTCATCGAAATACCGGAAAAATCTTCCGGACGCGGGGTCGTTTTCTCTGTACAGTCCATTCAGCACGTAATAACGGAAAAGTCCGGGCAGTTTTTTCAGATCTTTCTCTTGCCCCATCATCCGGTCAATAGTCAGGGAAATTGCCGCATTCACCTCGTCTCTGCTTCCCACACACTCAAAAGGTTTCTCCTTTTCCATGCCTGTAAGCTTGCGGAAATCTTCTGTCATATCCGGATCATTCAGCATATCTCTTCCGAAAATGCGGATGATTTCTTCTCCGGAAAGGAAAGG encodes:
- the rplI gene encoding 50S ribosomal protein L9 produces the protein MKVILLEDVKSLGKKGEIVEVNDGYARNFLLKTKKGAEANKSNMNDLKLQKANQEKIAQEQLDAAKELGKKLEEGKVTISIKTGDGGKAFGSVSSKEIASAVEEQMGLKVDKKKIQLKEQLKTLGTHMVPVKLHAKVTVELKVNVTEEA
- a CDS encoding DHH family phosphoesterase, yielding MKKKEKQSVRLKGQLRVYMQWPAVMSILLIAMNIWIYRLDRKAGMLMCLFVVIYIVIVGVMYFYNKSLVMKDLVEFAAQYGIVQNTLLKKLAVPYALLLEDGKLMWMNDQFREILGGKLKGENVLSRYIPELNRSIFPKEENQTVEMEVYYKDKEYRAELRKVPVEGFSNSEQLLEMPEEKEYFIAVYLSDVTELNTALRQNEEQRLVAGLIYIDNYDEVIDSVEEVRQSLLVALIDRKINQYIARLDGIVKKMETDKYFIVMKKQCFKELEADRFSLLEDVKSVNIGNNIPATLSIGLGLSQTAYVQSYTYARAAIDLALARGGDQAVIKDSSGITYYGGKREQTSKNTRVKARVKAEALREFITVNDTILVMGHKMMDMDCLGAAIGIYRAAAALEKKAHIVVDNISASVRVMYEEFVNHPNYPDDMFVTSGEAKEMIDDSSMVIVVDTNRPKMTECPELLTMTKTVVVFDHHRQSSDNIESALLSYIEPYASSACEMVSEVLQYIVDDVKIPAMEANSLYAGIMIDTNNFLNKTGVRTFEAAAFLRRCGADIPFIRKILRDDLKSYQAKARIISGAEVYMDDFAIATGENLKIESPTIIGAQAANELLDIDGIKATFVLTVYNGRIYVSARSIDEINVQVIMERLGGGGHMNASGAQFDHTDLDEAVADLKKVLTEMKEKGDI
- the galE gene encoding UDP-glucose 4-epimerase GalE, encoding MKILITGGAGYIGSHTALELLNEGYEVVVYDNLCNSSKESLKRVEELTGKSVQFYEGDVLDAEALKAMFEAEKIDAVIHCAALKAVGESVRKPLEYYQNNITGTLTLMNVMREVGVKNIVFSSSATVYGSPEEMPITEACPKGQCTNPYGWTKSMMEQIMTDLQKADPEWNVILLRYFNPVGAHKSGRIGEDPKGIPNNLMPYISQVAVGKLEKLGVFGDDYDTPDGTGVRDYIHVVDLAIGHVKAINYIFTNPGLDVINLGTGQGYSVLDMVKAFSKACGKGIPYEIKPRRAGDIAMCYADPAKAAKVLGWKAERGLDEMCEDTWRWQSQNPNGYES
- a CDS encoding sugar phosphate nucleotidyltransferase, whose amino-acid sequence is MKKPVLVIMAAGMGSRYGGLKQIDPVDKEGHIIMDFSMYDAKRAGFEKVVFIIKHEIEKDFKENVGERISKYMDVAYAYQDIQNIPEGFEVPEGRVKPWGTAHAVLSAIDEIDGPFAVINADDYYGREAFELIYDYLASHEDDEKYRYTMVGYELGNTVTDNGHVARGLCDMNEKGELTGIHERTRIEKREGGIAYSEDEGATWTFVPADTTVSMNMWGFTASILKEIKERFPAFLEEGLKSNPMKCEYFLPTVVSDLIGEGKATAAVLKSRDKWYGVTYKEDKPVVMEAIQRMKDEGVYPQHLWEEA
- a CDS encoding AraC family transcriptional regulator, giving the protein MAYDGIRLKNSISIEKLYSIHYFEYMSDFKFPGETHDFWEFVCVDKGEVSVTGGDRQFVLKRGEIAFHQPNEFHSVEATRGIAPNLVVISFGCTDPAMDFFRNRILQIDEKERMILADIVIEARRCFDCRLDDPYLQNMPTKEPDAFGAQQMIRLYLEHFLIHMLRRYSNPMILPKSSLRPLPLKATKKRSDIELFNRVVDYLEAHLDSHVTIEQICRENLIGRSQLQKIFREQSSLGIIEYFSLMKINAAKQLIRTNKMNFTQISEQLGYTSIHYFSRQFKKVTGMTPSEYASSIKAMADRKF
- the murD gene encoding UDP-N-acetylmuramoyl-L-alanine--D-glutamate ligase is translated as MLEKIRQTVENKKVLVLGLGREGRSSLRMIRKAGGYKELAVADQNPVEVKESGEEKIPVISGTHYMDKELLDSYDIVFKTPGIVLPEKIENYKCQFVSQTGLFISKFRSQIVGITGTKGKSTTSTLLYHVLKENGEDVVLAGNIGIPVFDIAEDITVGEVIVLELSCHQLEYITVSPHIAVLLNLYEEHLDHYGTMAAYVRAKQNIYAWQEKEDLLFCNMEFLPGHEVEGAGPESAGVPCKGEVISAVLIPEGENPSGRGDIEVAGNAVRYRGSGLRIPEQGISLIGQHNYFDIAMVYGICKEFSLTDEQFLKGLRSYQTLPHRLQYLGIKDGIRFYDDSISTIGETTIQALESIKNAGSILIGGMDRGVDYDQLEEYLAGSSVKHIILMEATGKRIYSEIEERYPTLFGSGKLCLVDHLKDAVELAGKLGEEGSACILSPAAASYGIFKNFEERGEVFKKYVFG